TCAGCGCGCCACCAGGAGTATCCGGCTCCGACCCGATCGACCGTCGCTACCCCGTATACCAGCATGAGTGCGAGCAGACCGCAGTAGAGCAGATAGGAAAAGCCAAAGAGAAAGGCGCTGGCGCATAATGACAAGGAAACCATTGTCAAATAGGCAAGCATCATCGGCAGTGGCGCGCCTGTCTGATACAAGATGTAAAACCCGCCCAGCAGCAGCACCACGAATGAAATGCCCAGGAGAAGATGGGTAATCGGCGGCGAAGATTTGCGAAATAGAAATGCCGATAAATAACAAATGACAGAGAAAAAGCCAAAAATGGCAATTTGCATTGGAAGAGTAAAACGGGTAAAATGAAAAGCAAGCAAGATCAATCCGGCGATCAAACAGGCGCCAAACAGCCAGGAGAGGATCATTTTCCCGGAGATGACCGATGCATTGCCTGATACATACGGAGCCGTTGTTTTCATCCCGCTTGCTCCGCCTGATCTGGCAGCCGCCACCTGGCTATGGCCTGCGACCGCGCCCATTGTTTTTTTGCCTGGTGCGGAACCTTCCGGCCGGTCCCCTTCCGTATAGAGATTTAACAGGAAGATGCAGTAATGTTCAGGCAGCAAGTGATTTCGGCGCCAATTTTCAATTTCGGCAATAATAATACGTTTGCGCTGGTCATCCAACGCGGGCCCCTCCTTTACAGTGACGGATGGTTCGCCTGAGATTGGAAAAAGAAAGACCTACGCCGGCGAACGTAGGCCATGTATTTTTTATATCGGTTATTCGAGAAAATCTTTTAAGCGTTTGCTGCGGCTCGGATGGCGGAGTTTGCGAAGCGCTTTGGCTTCGATCTGCCTGATCCGCTCACGCGTAACGCCGAACACCTTCCCCACTTCTTCCAGTGTCCGCGTCCGTCCGTCGTCCAGTCCAAAGCGGAGGCGAAGCACGTTTTCTTCCCGATCCGTCAACGTATCCAGCACGTCCTCCAGCTGCTCTTTCAACAGCTCATATGCAGCTGCGTCAGAGGGCTCCAGCGCATCTTGATCTTCGATAAAATCTCCCAGGTGGGAGTCGTCTTCTTCCCCTATCGGGGTTTCCAGCGAGACGGGCTCCTGTGCGATCTTCATGATTTCCCGCACTTTTTCCGGAGTGAGGTCCATTTTCTCGGCGATCTCTTCCGGGGTGGGTTCGCGCCCCAGCTCCTGCAGCAATTGGCGGGATACGCGAATCAGCTTATTAATCGTCTCCACCATATGCACGGGAATCCGAATGGTACGGGCCTGGTCGGCGATAGCGCGGGTGATGGCCTGACGAATCCACCAAGTGGCATAGGTGCTGAACTTGAATCCCTTCCGATAATCAAACTTCTCAACGGCTTTGATCAAGCCCATATTGCCTTCCTGAATCAAGTCGAGGAACAACATTCCCCGTCCCACGTAGCGCTTGGCAATCGATACAACCAGTCGCAGGTTGGCTTCGGCCAGACGCCGCTTGGCTTCCTCATCTCCCTGTTCGATTCGGTTCGCCAGTTTAATCTCCTCTTCAGCGGAGAGCAGAGGAACGCGGCCGATTTCTTTCAAATACATCCGTACAGGGTCGTTGATCTTGATTCCGGGCGGTACGGAGAGATCGTCGAAGTCGAACTCCTCGTTGTCGTTTTCCTCATCTTTCATGATCATATCGTCCACTTCTTCATCATCATCGCTGTCATTGTTGACCTCGATGCCTTGATCACCCAGATACTCGAAAAACTCATCCATCTGGTCGGAATCCTGTTCAAACCCGGAGATGCGGTCTACAATTTCCTTATAGGACAACGCACCGCGTTTCTTTCCCAATTCAACCAGTTGTTCCTTCACCTGTTCAATGGACACAGCTTCCATATCTGAAGTGATGTTTTGCTTGTTCATCTACTATCCCTCCTTCCCCGGGAATGATCTGATGCTACCCTTCTTTTAAAGCATTTTCCAATTCAAGAATCTTCATCCCTACGACGGCAGCTTGAATTTCCAGTTCTCTTCGCGCTTCCTCGCTGTCTGCTGCGGCTGCTTGCATGTGAAGGCTTCGCTGTTCTTCACGCAACCGCTCCAGCTCGGCGCGCTGCGGGTAGTGATTGACTTGCTTGATGTAGTCCCCGATCTCCTGATCAGATACGTCGTCTCTGCATTCCATCATGGCCAATCCCGAGGCTAGTTGCTTTAACTCTTCGTCTTGCAGGTAATGTATAAACTGTCCCGGATCTTCCGGTAGTCCTTCTGCAAAATATGCGTACAAATAAGCGGCTAATGCATCGTGTTCATCGACTTGAAATGAACCGGTACACTCCGCCTGTACCCGATCAGCAATATGCCGATGGCGCATCATGTAGCCCAGAAGCATGCGCTCGGCTGTATAGTGAGCGGGCGGTAGCGTTTTTGCGAGCGTAACTTTGCCATTATTTATACTATTATTCCATGGTGGCGTTACTTTATCCCTTTGTCGCTCACTTTTTTGCTGTTTGTAAAGTCTCCGTGACTCCCATTTGATCGCATCCAGAGTCAAGGAATGCTCTTCGGCCAGCTGCCGCAAGTACAAGTCACGCTCGACCGGACTATCCAGCTCGTTGACAATCTCGATTGCCTTTTCAATAAATTGCTTCTGGTCGGTCTCATCCTGTATTACGTGTCTGGCCCGCAAATGTTTCAAGCGAAATGCCGTAACCGGCATGGCTTGCAGTAAAACCTGCTGGGAAAATGCATCCGCTCCGTGCTGCCTGATATAATCGTCGGGATCACTTCCCTGAGGCAAAGGAGCTACTCGGACGACCACTCCAGCCTGTTGAAGAAGCTGGATGGCTTTGGCAGTCGCTTCCTGCCCCGCTGCATCGCCGTCATAGCAGAGGATGACGGATTCCGTATTGCGGCGAATCATTCTGGCTTGCTGTTCGGTCAGAGCCGTTCCCAGGGTAGCAATCCCCTGCGGGAAGCCCGCTTGCCATGCAGAAATGACGTCCACATATCCCTCGAAAAGCAATGCCTGTTTCCGCTTGCGAATGAATGGACGGGCACGATGGAGATTGAACAGTGTGGTGCTCTTGTTGAAAAGGGGACTCTCCGGGCTGTTCAGATATTTGGCAGGTGCCGAACCATCCATCGCCCTGCCACCGAAACCGATGACGTTTCCCTGTGAATTGTGAATGGGAAAGATGATGCGCCCGCGAAACCGGTCGAATACCTTGCCGGCTTCGCTTTTGGCAAGCAAGCCCGCCTCCACCATCTGGTCCAGCGAAAACTTCCGGTTTTGCAGAAAGGAGGTGACAAAGTTCCAGGAATCCGGGGCAAATCCGATCTGGAATTCCTCGATCGTCTGTCTCGTTAATCCCCGCTTGACCAGGTACTTCATCGCTTCCTGACCGTATGGCGTCTCCGTCAGGACGTAGTGATAGAGCTTGCTGACCAACTGATGAGCTTCCAGCATGAGCTGTTTGGCTTTCTGTTCCGGATCCGCTTCCACTTCCTGCGCCTGGGGAAGCGCTATGCCTGCCCTCTCGGCCAGCTTGTGGAGAGCTTCCGGAAAGGTTAACTGCTCCATCCTCATTAAAAAGGAAAAGACATCTCCACCTGCCCCGCATCCAAAGCAATGAAAAAATTGTCGCTCCGCATTGACATTAAAGGAGGGTGTCTTTTCCGAGTGGAACGGACACAAGCCTAAATATGCTCGGCCGCTTTTTCGCAGCTGGAGATATTCTCCGATCAAATCTACGATATCTGTAGCGGCACGGACTTGGGTAACAAAATCAGCTGAATTGCCACCAGCCATGTCTTTCCACCTTTTTTTGAGTTTCGCCGCCCGGCCCTGCTGTCTGCCAGCCATAGCCCGGTCTGCGAATGAAATTACGCATGAGGATATTTAGTTCGTCAAAATTCGTCATATTCCTTCTTGGAAATGCTCTTCTTTTCTACTTTTCCACATTTTCATTCGTGGTAAACGCTTGATCATCCCGCTCTATCGGGGGTGATCTCATTTTATTCTACAAAAAGAGGCAAAACCCTCCCTTTGGCCTATTTATTTTCTTTGCGCAGATTGGTTTTCCGTATCATTTCCAGAATGATATTGGCTGTCTCCTCCACGGCTTTATTGGAGACATCGATGACGGGACAGCCTACCCTCTGCATGATTTTCTCGGAATAGGCCAACTCTTCGTTGATTCGGTCGAGATTGGCGTAATTGGCCTGAGCAGTAAGTCCGAGCGCCTTCAGCCTCTCGGTGCGAATGCCGTTGAGCTGCTCCGGGTTGATCGTCAGCCCGATGCAGCGCTCCGGCGGGAGCTGAAACAGCTCTTCCGGCGGTTCTACCTCCGGCACGAGCGGCACATTGGCCACCTTCAGCCGCTTGTTGGCCAGATACATCGACAACGGCGTCTTGGACGTACGGGAGACGCCGATCAGGACGACATCGGCGCGCAGCAGTCCGCGCGGGTCCCGGCCGTCATCGTATTTGACGGCGAATTCAATCGCGTCTACCTTGCGGAAATACTCTTCGTCCAGCCTGCGGACCAGTCCCGGCTTTCCTGTCGGCGGCTCATGCAGGATCTCTTGCAAGGTCGTAAGCAGCGGGCCCATCACATCGATCGTGCGGATGTTGTGCTTTTTCGCCTGTTCGACGATGTACTCCTTCAGCTCGGGGACGACCAGCGTAAAGACGATCATCGCGCTCATTTCCCGTGCCGACGCGATGATTTCGTCGATAGACTCCCGGTCTTCTATGTATGGATACTTCTGCACGTCGATGGAAAAGCGGTCAAACTGGCTGGCCACAGCGCGAACGACCAGCTCCGCTGTCTCGCCAATCGAGTCTGAAACCACGTAGATTAGCTGTCTTTGTTGATCCATAGTATCGCTTCTCCTCCTACACTTTCGGTTCGCTGCCCAATTCTACAAAGGCCTTGGCGATTGTCGTCTTCGTCACACGCCCCATCAGCTCCCACTGCTTGCTGTCCTCTCCTTGTCCCGGCCGAACGACAGGCAGCGAATCAATCTGAAAGTCAATCAGTTTTTTCGCGGCGGAGTACAGGGTTTCCTCAGGCCCGCAGGTTACGATGTTGGGCATCCGGGTCATGATGATTCCTACAGGCACGTCCTCCAGCGTCTTGTTGCCCAGCGACGCGCGCAAAAGGTCTTTCCGGGAGAGAACTCCGGCGAGAAAGCCTTTTTGATTGACGACAAAAAGAGTGCCAACGTCCTCCAGGAACAGCGTCACAATGGCATCGTAGGCAGAAGCGGACTCCGACACGACGATGGGCATCGCTTTGTAGTCTTTGACGAGAAGCTTGTGAAGCCGTTCACTAATGACGGAGCCAGCCGGTCGACCCGCATAAAAATAACCGACGCGAGGTCTGGCTTCCAAATAACCTGACATCGTCAGGATGGATAAGTCCGGGCGAAGTGTAGCACGGGTCAGATTCAGCCTTTCCGCGATCTGCTCACCGGTAATCGGCCCTTCATCCTTCACGATCTGGATAATATGCTCTTGTCGCTTGGTAAGTTCGATGACCAATCACCCCGGTTCTGTCTGGTTACTACCCCTAGTATTACTCTATTCGACGACATTTTCCTTCTTTCCGGGTAAAAAAGGCAGCCTCCGCATCGGCAGCGGAGGCAATGATCAGGAATGTGTCCCTTCTTTTTTTGGCGATCAGGCGAAAACCAGCTTGGCAAAATCAGCATACCCGTTGATCAGGCGGGAGAGCCGGAGCAAGAGGCCCAGACGGTTTTGCCGGACTGCTTGATCCTCTGCCATTACCATCACTTTATCAAAGAAAGCCTGGATTGGTTGGCGCAGAGTTGCCAGCGCAGCCAGCACCCGATCCTGCTCGTCGATGCCGCTGATCTCCTGTTGGACGGAGAGATAAGCCTGATAAAGGGCCCGTTCGACATCTTCCGCAAACAGCGCATCGTCGATCAGGTCGGACTCTGCTTTTTGCGCCAGGTTCGCTACGCGGTTAAACTGTTCCACGGTAAATTTAAACTCATCGGTCTGTACGGCAGCCATCAAAGATTTTGCCTTAGCCACCAGCGTCGGAAGGATATTCCAGTCGGCCGACAGCACCGCGTCGATCACATCGTAGCGAACCTCTGCCTCTTGGAGAACATTTTTCAAACGGAGCGCAAAGAAGTCACGCAGATCCTTTTTCGTCTCTTCGCTCGTCCGCTTGGCGACGCCTTGCTCTTGGTAGGCAGTCAGCGCAGCATCCCACATGCTCTCCAGAGGCAGCGTCCAGCCCTTGTCGAGCAGAATGCTCACGATCCCCGCGGCCATCCGGCGCAGCCCGTACGGGTCCTGGGAGCCGGTCGGCACGATGCCGATGGTGAAGCAGCCGGCGATCGTATCCAGCTTGTCAGCCAGGCTGACGATCGCGCCCGTGTCGGATTCAGGCAGGTGGTCGCCGGTGTGGCGAGGCAGATAATGCTCGAATACGCCGCGCGCGACGGTTTCGCTTTCGCCTGCTTTGCGTGCGTAATCTTCGCCCATGACCCCTTGCAGTTCCGGGAATTCGCCGACCATGTTGGTCACCAGGTCGAACTTGGCGATTTCCGCGATCCGGTCCGCCTGTTTGGCCGCTTCGGCGGTGACACCCAGCTGCGCGGCGATCCAGTCTGCCGTCTTGCGAACGCGGCGAACCTTGTCCCCGATCGTGCCCAGTTCCTCGTGGAAAACAATCGTCTCCAGCCGCTTCAGGCAGCTGTCGATCGAGAGCTTCTGGTCTTCCTCGTAGAAGAAGCGGGCGTCGGACAGACGCGCGCGCAGCACTTTTTCATTCCCTTTGGCAACATTCTGCAGGGCGCGGGCATCCCCGTTGCGCACGGTCACAAAGTGGTTCAGCAATTGGCCGCTTTCGTTCTCCACCGGGAAGTAGCGCTGGTGCTCACGCATCGAGGTGACGAGAACCTCGCGCGGGATGTGCAAAAACGCCGGTTCGAATGTGCCAAACAAGGCTGTCGGGTATTCCACCAGGTGGACGACTTCATCGAGGAGTCCCTGGTCGATCGGGATGCGCCAGCCGTTTTCCGCCTCCAGGCGGCGGATTTGCTCCACGATCAGCTTGCGCCGTTCCTCGGAGCTGACGATCACGTACTGATCCGCCAATTTCGCAGCATACTCCGCCGGCGCTTGCAGCTGGATCTCCTGACTGCCCAGGAAGCGATGGCCTCTGGTCATGCGCGCTGTGCGGACGCCCGCAATCTCCATCTCCACCAGCTCATCGCCGAACAGCGCAACCAGCCAGCGAATCGGACGGACAAATTTCAGCTCATGAGCGCCCCAGCGCATATTTTTCGGGAAGTTCATCGAGACGATGACTTCCGCCAGGGCTGGCAGCAGCGTGCGGGTCTCTTTTCCTGCCTCCTGTTTGCGGGCGTAGACGTACTCGACGCCGTTTACTTCCTTGAAGTAGAGCTGCTCCACATCCACCCCGTTGCTGCGGGCAAAGCCTTGCGCCGCTTTGGACCAGTTGCCTGCTTCGTCCAGCGCGATTTTTTTCGCCGGTCCTTTTGCCTCTTCGTTTTTGTCCGGCTGTTTCTCAGCCAGTCCGTGAATCAAAAGCGCCAGGCGCCGGGGCGTTTCATAGGAATCGATCCGGTCAAACGGAATTCTCTCCGCCTCCAGCCACTTTTCCACCTTTTCCCGCAATTGCAGAGCCGCTCCTGTAATAAAGCGGGCTGGCATCTCTTCCGTACCAATCTCCAGCAGAAAATCTCGTTTACTCATCTGCGCCCACTCCTTCCTGGCTGTCTGTCGTCTTTTTCAGCAATGGGAAGCCCAGTCGTTCGCGCTCGGCCAGATAGGTGTGGGCCACTTCGCGGGAGAGGTTGCGGACCCGCGCGATATAGCCTGTCCGTTCGGTCACGCTGATCGCCCCTCTGGCATCCAGCAGGTTAAAGGTATGCGAGCATTTCAGCACATAATCATAGGCCGGAAAAACCAGATGCTCTTTCATCAGCCGCTTCGCTTCGGCTTCGTAGGTGTTGTACAGGTTGAAGAGCATCTCCGTGTCAGACAGCTCAAACGTATATTTCGAATGCTCGTACTCCGGCTGCAGGAAGACGTCGCCGTAAGTCACGCCGTTTACGTACTCCAGGTCGAATACATTCTCCTTCTCCTGGATGTAGGAGGCCAGCCGCTCCAGTCCGTAGGTAAGCTCGACCGCCACCGGCTTGCACTCCAGTCCGCCGACCTGCTGGAAGTAGGTGAACTGGGTGATTTCCATGCCGTCCAGCCAGACCTCCCAGCCCAGTCCCCATGCCCCGAGGCCGGGATGCTCCCAGTTGTCCTCGACGAAACGGATGTCGTGCTCCAGCGGATCGATGCCGAGCAGGCGCAGGCTCTCCAGGTACAGCTCCTGGATGTTGTCCGGCGACGGCTTCATGATTACCTGAAACTGATGATGCTGGTACAGGCGATTGGGGTTTTCTCCATAACGGCCGTCAGCGGGACGGCGGGATGGCTCTACATAAGCTACATTCCACGGCTCGGGACCGATGGAGCGCAGAAATGTCATCGGATTGAGCGTACCTGCCCCTTTTTCCACGTCATAGGGCTGGACGACGGCACAGTTTTGTTTCGCCCAATAATTCTGCAAGGTCAAAATGATGTCTTGAAAAGTCATGCTCATGGATTCCACCTCCTGTTTTGTTCGGGGCAACCGTGCGGGGCGAAATGCAAAAAACCTCCCGCCGCCTACACTGTTACCCAACAGTGTAGGGACGAGAGGATCTCCCGCGGTTCCACCCTACTTGACGACGCGCCGCACGCATCGTCCTCTTTCCGAATAAAGCGTTGCTCCAGAATGCCGTTCATCAGCGTGGCTACCAGGCTCTCACTATCCCCGGTTCGCTTGGCGGGCGGGCTGCACATGAATCAGATGCAAGCATACCCGATACAACCAGTAGCTGACTACTCCTTTCCTTCAGCACAACGTATGTGAATTGCTATTTATCATAGCGAAAAAGACGGACGATGTCAATCGCCCCCAGAGAGGTTCATCCGCTCCATCTGATCCAGGAAGGAGCGACTCTTCAGATACAAATCCAGATGCTCATCGTAGTAGCGGCGCAGCACATGCTTCAGCTGACTGCGCGTCGAGGGCTTCAGCTCAATCTCTCCCAGCCGCTCCAGATCAAAGACCTGAAACAGCCTGAGCAGCTTCCAGACCGAGGGAGTCACCGCGATCGCATACGGATCGCTCTCCCGGCACGCGGGACAGAGCAGCCCGCCTTGGGAGATGCTGATGACATACGGCTCTTGCTCCCGGCCGCAGCTGGAGCAATCTGTCAAATGGGGCGAGATCCCGGCGACGCGCAGCATTTTCGTCTCGAAGATGCGGCAGAGTATCTCCGCGTCCCGTCCTTCGTCTATGTAATGGAACAGTTGATGCAGCAGCTGAAAGAAGAACGGGTTGGCTTCCTCTTGTTCGGTCAGCCGATCCAACAACTCCGCTATGTATGCGGCATAGGCCGTCGCCATCAAATCCTGGCGAAGGTCGCGAAAGGAATCGACGATCTCCCCTTGCGAAAGATCGGCCATGCCGCTTCCCGGTCCGGTTTTGCAAAGGTAATAGCCGTGCGTAAAAAGTTGGGAGACGGCGCCCAAACGGCTTTTGGCCCGCTTTGCACCGCGAGCCATCATCGCCACCTTGCCCTTCTCCCGGGTAAACAGAGTCACCACCTTGCTGGACTCTCCATAGTCCACGCTGCGGATGACAATTCCTTCCCATTTTACAAGCATGCGTGCGTGTCACCCAATTCCTCCTGGGCGAACTCAAACGGGGCCTCCTCACCGGCTCCCGACGTTTGAAGGTGCTCTCTGTAGAGGAGGTAAGCATGGATATCACCGGTTGAGGCGAAATAACTCCATGAAAAATCTTTGATCAAGGAGCATCATCCTTTCTGTAGTCGGCTAAATCCACTTCCTTCTTAGATTCACCTGCGCCCGTTATTCTATGCCCTGGAAAAATTCCCTTCTACTCTTCGTTGTAGAAGCCGAAGTTGCGCAGCATGCGCTCCTGGTTGCGCCAATCCTTTTTCACTTTGATCCACAATTCGAGGAAGACCTTTTCCCCCAGCAACCGCTCGATGTCTGTGCGCGCCCGCTTGCCGATCTCCTTGAGCATCTGTCCTCTCTCGCCGATCAGAATCCCTTTCTGCGAGTCCCGCTCCACGTAGATGGCTGCGTAGACATACAGAGTTTTTCCGTTCTCGCCGCGCTTCACCTCTTCGATCGTCACAGCGATCGAATGGGGAACTTCTTCGCGGGTCAAATGCAGCACTTTCTCCCGGATCAGCTCTGCCATGACGAAGCGCTCGGGGTGATCGGTCACCTGGTCGGCAGGGTAAAACATCGGTCCTTCCTCCATCTCGGCAAAGATCGCCTGGACCAGCGCGCTCGTATTATTGCCCTCCATCGCCGAGATCGGGATGATCTGCTTGAACGGGTAGAGCTGGCGGTACTCGTCGATGATCGGGAGCAGCTCTTCGGGGTGTACCTTGTCAATTTTGTTGATGACGAGAAAGACCGGCGTCTTAACCTGTTTGAGACGCTCGATGATGTAATCGTCACCGGCTCCCCGCTTTTCCGAGGCATCGATCACAAACAGCACTAGATCTACTTCATTGAGCGTATTTTCGGCGACAGAGACCATGTAGTCGCCCAGCTTTGACTTGGGTTTGTGAATCCCCGGGGTATCGAGGAAGATCACCTGACCCTCCTCGGTCGTATACACCGCCGTAATTTTGTTGCGGGTGGTCTGCGGTTTATTAGACATGATCGCGACCTTCTGGCCGACGACGTGATTAAGCAGCGTCGATTTTCCGACATTGGGCCGCCCCACGATGGAGACAAACCCCGATTTGAATTTTGTATGGGTCTTGCGATTATCCACGTAAATCCTCCTTGGTGAACGCCCCGGGCAACAGGGCAGATACAGTTGTCTCCACGACCTTGCCTTGCAGGTTGGCCAAAATCACCGGCATGTCCGGCGGGCAGAGCTCGGCCATGACCTGGCGGCAAGCGCCGCAGGGCGAGACGGCATCCGGCGTATCGGCGACGACTGCAATCGCCCGGTATTGTTTGTCTCCTTCGGACAATGCCTTGAACAGTGCCGTTCTCTCTGCACAGTTGGTCAGCGGGTACGAGGCATTCTCAATATTGCAGCCGAGATAGACCGTCCCGCCATCCGTCAGGAGCGCCGCTCCGACGGGAAATTGCGAGTAGGGCACATAAGCTCGGTCTCTCGCTTCCATGGCTTTGGCGACAAGCGCTTGTTTATCCATATTCATCACTCACTCTTCTGTGAAAAACGGGGGACCGTTTTTCCTGATATTGGATTATGCTCCCGGTCGGCCGCATCCATCCTGGGTGGAACGACCCCGCCGGAGATGACAAATTTCAGCCCATCCTCGATCGACATGTCCAGAAAGGTCACCTCTCGCCGAGGGACCAGGGCCATCCAGCCGTTGGTCGGATTGGGCGATTTGGGCAGAAAGACGTTGACGTATTCCTCCCCGGTAAACCGCAGGACCCCGCCCTGCGATTCGCCGGTCAAAAAGCCGACGGTATACACCCCTGGCCGCGGGTATTCCACCAGGACCACCTGTTTGAAGCTGGTCCGTTCATGGACCAGCGCTTGCGATACCTGCTGGACCGTAGAGTAGATCCCGCGTGCTCCCGCGTGCGACCGGTATGAACCCAAACAGCCGCTCAATTTTGGCAAAGAGAAACCGGCCTGCCGGGGTGCGGGCAATCCCCCCGATCAAGAGCAGAATCAAAATCAGCAGGATGACGCCGATGACGGGGATATGATCATGAAAAGGGACGCCAAGAAACCAGACAACCTCCCCTTCCCGAGAGGCAAGTCCAGTCGTCAGCAACAGCTCCGTCAACCAGCGTCCAACCGCTGTATCTGC
This sequence is a window from Brevibacillus composti. Protein-coding genes within it:
- the rpoD gene encoding RNA polymerase sigma factor RpoD, translated to MNKQNITSDMEAVSIEQVKEQLVELGKKRGALSYKEIVDRISGFEQDSDQMDEFFEYLGDQGIEVNNDSDDDEEVDDMIMKDEENDNEEFDFDDLSVPPGIKINDPVRMYLKEIGRVPLLSAEEEIKLANRIEQGDEEAKRRLAEANLRLVVSIAKRYVGRGMLFLDLIQEGNMGLIKAVEKFDYRKGFKFSTYATWWIRQAITRAIADQARTIRIPVHMVETINKLIRVSRQLLQELGREPTPEEIAEKMDLTPEKVREIMKIAQEPVSLETPIGEEDDSHLGDFIEDQDALEPSDAAAYELLKEQLEDVLDTLTDREENVLRLRFGLDDGRTRTLEEVGKVFGVTRERIRQIEAKALRKLRHPSRSKRLKDFLE
- the dnaG gene encoding DNA primase, whose protein sequence is MAGGNSADFVTQVRAATDIVDLIGEYLQLRKSGRAYLGLCPFHSEKTPSFNVNAERQFFHCFGCGAGGDVFSFLMRMEQLTFPEALHKLAERAGIALPQAQEVEADPEQKAKQLMLEAHQLVSKLYHYVLTETPYGQEAMKYLVKRGLTRQTIEEFQIGFAPDSWNFVTSFLQNRKFSLDQMVEAGLLAKSEAGKVFDRFRGRIIFPIHNSQGNVIGFGGRAMDGSAPAKYLNSPESPLFNKSTTLFNLHRARPFIRKRKQALLFEGYVDVISAWQAGFPQGIATLGTALTEQQARMIRRNTESVILCYDGDAAGQEATAKAIQLLQQAGVVVRVAPLPQGSDPDDYIRQHGADAFSQQVLLQAMPVTAFRLKHLRARHVIQDETDQKQFIEKAIEIVNELDSPVERDLYLRQLAEEHSLTLDAIKWESRRLYKQQKSERQRDKVTPPWNNSINNGKVTLAKTLPPAHYTAERMLLGYMMRHRHIADRVQAECTGSFQVDEHDALAAYLYAYFAEGLPEDPGQFIHYLQDEELKQLASGLAMMECRDDVSDQEIGDYIKQVNHYPQRAELERLREEQRSLHMQAAAADSEEARRELEIQAAVVGMKILELENALKEG
- a CDS encoding pyruvate, water dikinase regulatory protein, with the translated sequence MDQQRQLIYVVSDSIGETAELVVRAVASQFDRFSIDVQKYPYIEDRESIDEIIASAREMSAMIVFTLVVPELKEYIVEQAKKHNIRTIDVMGPLLTTLQEILHEPPTGKPGLVRRLDEEYFRKVDAIEFAVKYDDGRDPRGLLRADVVLIGVSRTSKTPLSMYLANKRLKVANVPLVPEVEPPEELFQLPPERCIGLTINPEQLNGIRTERLKALGLTAQANYANLDRINEELAYSEKIMQRVGCPVIDVSNKAVEETANIILEMIRKTNLRKENK
- a CDS encoding helix-turn-helix transcriptional regulator — translated: MVIELTKRQEHIIQIVKDEGPITGEQIAERLNLTRATLRPDLSILTMSGYLEARPRVGYFYAGRPAGSVISERLHKLLVKDYKAMPIVVSESASAYDAIVTLFLEDVGTLFVVNQKGFLAGVLSRKDLLRASLGNKTLEDVPVGIIMTRMPNIVTCGPEETLYSAAKKLIDFQIDSLPVVRPGQGEDSKQWELMGRVTKTTIAKAFVELGSEPKV
- the glyS gene encoding glycine--tRNA ligase subunit beta — its product is MSKRDFLLEIGTEEMPARFITGAALQLREKVEKWLEAERIPFDRIDSYETPRRLALLIHGLAEKQPDKNEEAKGPAKKIALDEAGNWSKAAQGFARSNGVDVEQLYFKEVNGVEYVYARKQEAGKETRTLLPALAEVIVSMNFPKNMRWGAHELKFVRPIRWLVALFGDELVEMEIAGVRTARMTRGHRFLGSQEIQLQAPAEYAAKLADQYVIVSSEERRKLIVEQIRRLEAENGWRIPIDQGLLDEVVHLVEYPTALFGTFEPAFLHIPREVLVTSMREHQRYFPVENESGQLLNHFVTVRNGDARALQNVAKGNEKVLRARLSDARFFYEEDQKLSIDSCLKRLETIVFHEELGTIGDKVRRVRKTADWIAAQLGVTAEAAKQADRIAEIAKFDLVTNMVGEFPELQGVMGEDYARKAGESETVARGVFEHYLPRHTGDHLPESDTGAIVSLADKLDTIAGCFTIGIVPTGSQDPYGLRRMAAGIVSILLDKGWTLPLESMWDAALTAYQEQGVAKRTSEETKKDLRDFFALRLKNVLQEAEVRYDVIDAVLSADWNILPTLVAKAKSLMAAVQTDEFKFTVEQFNRVANLAQKAESDLIDDALFAEDVERALYQAYLSVQQEISGIDEQDRVLAALATLRQPIQAFFDKVMVMAEDQAVRQNRLGLLLRLSRLINGYADFAKLVFA
- the glyQ gene encoding glycine--tRNA ligase subunit alpha is translated as MSMTFQDIILTLQNYWAKQNCAVVQPYDVEKGAGTLNPMTFLRSIGPEPWNVAYVEPSRRPADGRYGENPNRLYQHHQFQVIMKPSPDNIQELYLESLRLLGIDPLEHDIRFVEDNWEHPGLGAWGLGWEVWLDGMEITQFTYFQQVGGLECKPVAVELTYGLERLASYIQEKENVFDLEYVNGVTYGDVFLQPEYEHSKYTFELSDTEMLFNLYNTYEAEAKRLMKEHLVFPAYDYVLKCSHTFNLLDARGAISVTERTGYIARVRNLSREVAHTYLAERERLGFPLLKKTTDSQEGVGADE
- the recO gene encoding DNA repair protein RecO — encoded protein: MLVKWEGIVIRSVDYGESSKVVTLFTREKGKVAMMARGAKRAKSRLGAVSQLFTHGYYLCKTGPGSGMADLSQGEIVDSFRDLRQDLMATAYAAYIAELLDRLTEQEEANPFFFQLLHQLFHYIDEGRDAEILCRIFETKMLRVAGISPHLTDCSSCGREQEPYVISISQGGLLCPACRESDPYAIAVTPSVWKLLRLFQVFDLERLGEIELKPSTRSQLKHVLRRYYDEHLDLYLKSRSFLDQMERMNLSGGD
- a CDS encoding YqzL family protein, whose amino-acid sequence is MIKDFSWSYFASTGDIHAYLLYREHLQTSGAGEEAPFEFAQEELGDTHACL
- the era gene encoding GTPase Era → MDNRKTHTKFKSGFVSIVGRPNVGKSTLLNHVVGQKVAIMSNKPQTTRNKITAVYTTEEGQVIFLDTPGIHKPKSKLGDYMVSVAENTLNEVDLVLFVIDASEKRGAGDDYIIERLKQVKTPVFLVINKIDKVHPEELLPIIDEYRQLYPFKQIIPISAMEGNNTSALVQAIFAEMEEGPMFYPADQVTDHPERFVMAELIREKVLHLTREEVPHSIAVTIEEVKRGENGKTLYVYAAIYVERDSQKGILIGERGQMLKEIGKRARTDIERLLGEKVFLELWIKVKKDWRNQERMLRNFGFYNEE
- a CDS encoding cytidine deaminase, with the translated sequence MDKQALVAKAMEARDRAYVPYSQFPVGAALLTDGGTVYLGCNIENASYPLTNCAERTALFKALSEGDKQYRAIAVVADTPDAVSPCGACRQVMAELCPPDMPVILANLQGKVVETTVSALLPGAFTKEDLRG
- a CDS encoding DUF502 domain-containing protein, yielding MPKLSGCLGSYRSHAGARGIYSTVQQVSQALVHERTSFKQVVLVEYPRPGVYTVGFLTGESQGGVLRFTGEEYVNVFLPKSPNPTNGWMALVPRREVTFLDMSIEDGLKFVISGGVVPPRMDAADREHNPISGKTVPRFSQKSE